CTCTTGGGACACTGGAGCTGCAGGTGATCCACACGCCGGGACACACGCCCGAGCACGTCTGCCTCCTGGTCACCGATCACATCCGGGCGGATGAGCCGTGGTTCGTCCTGACCGGTGATTCGCTGCTCGTAGGAGACGTGGGAAGACCGGACCTGCTTATCGGTGACCATGCCGTCGACATCCTGACCGAACCCGAGCGGGTCGCGACGCAGTACCACTCAATCCAGACGCGTCTCTTCACACTTCCCGAACACCTCGAGGTCTATCCGAACCATTACGGCGGCTCCACCTGCGGCGGGGTCAACCTGAGCGGCAAGCCGGGTTCGACGATCTACTTTGAGAAGCACCATAACCTGGCCATGCAGCAGCCGGATGCCGCCAGCTTCGCCGCCTTCGTCAGGGCGACCATCAAGCCGTTGCCCGCCGACTACCAGTGGATCAAGGCGCAAAACCTTGGGCTGATGCCGGCCGAGATCAGTCGATGAACGCCGACCGGGTGAACGCGGCCATCAAAGCGGGCGCGGTCATCCTCGACTTGCGGCCGCCACATATCTTTGCAACCGGTCACCTTCCTGGCGCCATCAACCTCCAGTTCAATCGCGCCGACCTCGCCGATCGCGCCACGATGGCCTTGCCGGCGACTTTGGAGTGCATCATTCACGCGGAGCCCGAACCCGTCGCCCGAGTGGCCGCGACGATCCTGGATGAGGCCGGCTTCTCCGTCTCAGGCTACCTCGAGGGTGGCCTCCAAGCCTGGCGCACGGAAGGGCTTACCGTCGAGACGATGCCAGTCATCGACGTGACCACGCTACGCGATAACCTCGACCGCTATTGTGTGCTCGATGCCCGCGAGCCGTTTGAGTACCGGCACGGCCACGTCCCCGGAGCAGCTTCGCTGCCCTGGGCTGAGTCCTGGCGGAGGTATGGCGAGATGTCGCCCAAAGCCCCGCTCGCCGTGTACTGCGGCACCCAGGTGCGGAGCTCCTTGACCGCCTCCGTGCTGCGCCGCCACGGCCGTGACGCCACGGTGGTCGTTGGCGGCATGTCCGACTGGCTCGAGCGCGGATACGCGGTAGACGCACATCCATGAGCCCCACCAGCGTTCTCGAAGAGCTGATCAGGTCACAGGACCCGCTCAATGCCGAGACATCCATTCAGTCGCTGACCGGTGTCGCGATGCCGACCGAGGCCTTCTACGCGCGCAACCATTTTCAAATGCCAGTCCTGGATCCCACCACATGGCGTTTACACGTCGGCGGTCTGGTCCAGCATCCCACCGTGATACGCCTGCGCGATCTCCTCGCCATGCCCTCCCACACCGAGGTCGTCACCCTGGAGTGTGCCGGCAACGGCCGCTCTTTTCTCAATCCCAAAGTTGACGGCGAGCAGTGGCGGCTGGGGGCCGTCAGCACGGCGGAGTGGACTGGTGTTCAGCTGGTTGAAGTCCTCGAGCGCGCCGGCATCAAATCCGCAGGCAGCGAAATCGTGTTTCGCGGCGCCGACGCGGGCGCCGTCAAGGGCCGAGTAGGGACGACGTGCTTCGAGCGCAGCCTGAACCTTGACGAGGCCCGCAATTCAGGAGCGATCCTTGCTTACGCCATGAACGGCGAGGCTCTCCCGCCGCGGCACGGTTACCCACTGCGCCTCATCGTCCCCCTCTGGTATGGCGTGGCCTCAGTCAAATGGCTGACCGAGATCGATGTCATCGACCGGCCCTTCGATGGGTTCTTCCAGACGGAGAGGTACGTTTATGAGTGGGAGCGGGACGGCCGGTTGATCAAAGAACCGGTCACCCTCCAGCGCGTGCGCGCCTTGATCACCCAGCCTCGGCCGGACCAGCCTATCGAGCCGGGCGACTGTGCTATCCGCGGCCTGGCCTGGTCCGGAGCGGCGCCGATCGCCCGCGTCGACGTGAGCGTTGGCGGCGGTGCCTGGCAGGAAGCCCGTTTACTCGGCGAGGGAACGCATAACTCCTGGCAGCGTTGGGAGTTGGCGACCCAACTCCGTCAACCCGGGCCGAACACTGTTCGCGCCCGCGCCACCGACCTTGCCGGCCGGACTCAGCCCGAGGTGCCCGAGTGGAACCGTCTCGGCTACGGCTCGAACGCCATTCAGGTTGTCCCTATCCGGGTGCTTTAGGCTGGCACCCGGGTACCAGATAGGCTGTACTCCCATCCCCCGCTTGCGTGGGAGGGTCGTCGACTAGTGCGCTTGGTTAGGAACCGAAACGACTGTCCAGTGCGCGCCGCCGTCAGTGGTTTTAGCAAGAGGCTGGCGTCGGCGAGCCGTAACCCATCGGAGCGAAGGAGATCCGTCGATGACACATTGGACGAGTGATCAGCTCGACAAGGTCGGAAGAGCCGAAGAATTGCAGATCGCGTCGGTCCGGCGCGACGGCACGCTGGGAAAGCCGGTGACCGTGTGGGTGATTCGCCACGGCGACGACCTGTACCTTCGATCCGTCAAAGGGCCCAGTGCCCATTGGTTCCGTGGTACCCAGGAGAGGCACGAGGGCCGGATACGGGCCGGTGGTGTTCAGCAAGACGTCACCTTCGTCGACGCCGACCACGACATCGAGGCCGACGTCGATGCTGCCTACCGGGCCAAATACCGTCGATACGCCGGAAGCATCCTTAATAGTGTGCTGACTCCTGCGGCGCGATCGACGACGATCAAACTCGTGCCGCGCCCCGCCCGCTCTTAGTTCAGGCCGCAGGGCCTAACCCGCGGCCACCACCCAGGCCTCGCTCGTGGACGCGGTGTCGATCTGAAAACCTGTGCAGCCTCTAGGCTTTCTGATTCCCATACGGAATTCCCAGATTCCCCAACCAGGGGCGGCATCGGCATTCGACGGGCGACCATCGCCGGGCAGCGCCAGTTCTGCATGCAATTCCACCTGCTTTCCGGCGACCGTGTCAGTTCCCACGACCGGACCGGCGGCCCATTGTCCTATGTAGAAGATCTTCTGCGGGCCGTCGAGCCGCTGGCCCCGGGCGAGCACAACGCCTTGGACGGTCGGGTCGGTGAACAGCGTCACGTCGAAGTAACTGTTCTCGGAGGAATCGGTCCGTGGCCCACCCTGGCCGTAGACCGGACCCACGCCATAGAGCGGTCTGTAGGCGTTGGGGTAAGGGGCGACGCTTGATTCAGGTCCGGTCGGACAGTGACCATCCGCCGGCATCGACGGAAGATTCAACGGTATCGTTTCGAGCCGTGCCAGTTGGGTCTTCTCGGCCGTGGTCAGGCCCGATTGCGGAGCGGACGATGGCGTCGGCTGCACCGCCGACGCCGGCTGGGAGCACCCAACAAGGGCACCGATCAGCCCGGACTGCAGTCCGAGCACGAGCCAATTGCGCCCGTATGCCATTGGGTCGAGACTAGGTCCTGTCCAGCCCCGGCGTCACCGGGAGAACTACGGGTCTTGAGTGCTTTAATGGCGCTGGCGAGGGTTGGTGAGCGCAAAGCTTGGGCAGCTCACTCGGCGTGAGCTGGAGGTGGCG
The nucleotide sequence above comes from Candidatus Dormiibacterota bacterium. Encoded proteins:
- a CDS encoding DUF2255 family protein codes for the protein MTHWTSDQLDKVGRAEELQIASVRRDGTLGKPVTVWVIRHGDDLYLRSVKGPSAHWFRGTQERHEGRIRAGGVQQDVTFVDADHDIEADVDAAYRAKYRRYAGSILNSVLTPAARSTTIKLVPRPARS
- a CDS encoding sulfite oxidase; translation: MSPTSVLEELIRSQDPLNAETSIQSLTGVAMPTEAFYARNHFQMPVLDPTTWRLHVGGLVQHPTVIRLRDLLAMPSHTEVVTLECAGNGRSFLNPKVDGEQWRLGAVSTAEWTGVQLVEVLERAGIKSAGSEIVFRGADAGAVKGRVGTTCFERSLNLDEARNSGAILAYAMNGEALPPRHGYPLRLIVPLWYGVASVKWLTEIDVIDRPFDGFFQTERYVYEWERDGRLIKEPVTLQRVRALITQPRPDQPIEPGDCAIRGLAWSGAAPIARVDVSVGGGAWQEARLLGEGTHNSWQRWELATQLRQPGPNTVRARATDLAGRTQPEVPEWNRLGYGSNAIQVVPIRVL
- a CDS encoding MBL fold metallo-hydrolase, whose amino-acid sequence is MIFKQFRYEPLGQASYLLACSKTREAAVVDPIADSGADFYTLEAADLGVSITAVMETHVHADFVSCARELADLTGAPHYLHEAAPVRFSFAPLRHGQILTLGTLELQVIHTPGHTPEHVCLLVTDHIRADEPWFVLTGDSLLVGDVGRPDLLIGDHAVDILTEPERVATQYHSIQTRLFTLPEHLEVYPNHYGGSTCGGVNLSGKPGSTIYFEKHHNLAMQQPDAASFAAFVRATIKPLPADYQWIKAQNLGLMPAEISR
- a CDS encoding rhodanese-like domain-containing protein — protein: MNADRVNAAIKAGAVILDLRPPHIFATGHLPGAINLQFNRADLADRATMALPATLECIIHAEPEPVARVAATILDEAGFSVSGYLEGGLQAWRTEGLTVETMPVIDVTTLRDNLDRYCVLDAREPFEYRHGHVPGAASLPWAESWRRYGEMSPKAPLAVYCGTQVRSSLTASVLRRHGRDATVVVGGMSDWLERGYAVDAHP